A window of Solea solea chromosome 18, fSolSol10.1, whole genome shotgun sequence contains these coding sequences:
- the zgc:194887 gene encoding fibrinogen-like protein 1-like protein: MRRLRCRLQAAALLLLCVAGVTAEHLQAENLHLLPPDEHNLVRNRQMRVPPRDCHEMLMMSSGQAHDGLYLIQPGDSPIVAYCAMREGGWTVVQHITVNSSVDFDRTWAEYKLGFGRVSGDHWLGNGYLHQLTRGPARYKLGVKLVDPDAITKMGEYDPFLVEDEASAYRLRLGLFQGNSVDALTLDTENYLHDNQKFTTKDRDNDNYFQNCAKLEFQGVPGGGWWYDACAGANLNRRNVIYWQKDCNKERLCKYAWMMVRPSDTLKLIQSKDCKKDEL, from the exons ATGAGGCGTTTGAGATGCCGGCTGCAGGCAGCCGCCCTGCTACTGCTGTGTGTCGCTGGAGTCACTGCGGAGCATCTGCAAGCTGAGAACCTGCATCTGCTTCCCCCGGATGAACATAACCTGGTGCGAAACCGTCAAATGAGAG TGCCGCCCAGGGACTGCCATGAAATGTTGATGATGTCTTCAGGCCAGGCCCATGACGGGCTGTACCTAATCCAGCCTGGCGACTCCCCCATCGTGGCTTACTGCGCCATGCGGGAGGGAGGATGGACCGTCGTGCAGCACATCACCGTTAACAGCAGCGTAGATTTCGATCGCACCTGGGCTGAGTACAAGCTTGGCTTTGGCCGTGTCTCTGGGGATCACTGGCTTGGGAATGGATATCTTCATCAGCTCACCCGAGGCCCTGCACGCTACAAACTGGGAGTAAAACTAGTGGACCCAGATGCCATCACCAAGATGGGTGAATATGACCCGTTTCTAGTGGAGGATGAGGCCTCGGCATACAGGCTAAGGCTGGGGCTGTTCCAGGGCAACTCTGTGGACGCTTTGACCCTGGACACGGAGAACTATCTACACGACAACCAGAAATTCACCACGAAAGACCGAGACAACGATAACTACTTTCAAAACTGTGCCAAGTTGGAGTTTCAGGGCGTGCCTGGCGGAGGGTGGTGGTACGACGCCTGTGCCGGTGCTAACCTAAACCGCAGGAACGTCATCTACTGGCAGAAGGACTGCAACAAGGAGCGACTGTGCAAGTACGCGTGGATGATGGTGAGACCTTCAGACACACTGAAACTGATTCAGAGCAAAGACTGCAAGAAGGATGAGCTGTGA
- the LOC131444690 gene encoding KATNB1-like protein 1 — MMDSNSEDGDYENLEQVFHQDSAQYKVTYHHEMMRNTNEVDYDKKEELFKKRYSVSRSGNNPGRVKRVVSCKRKTHHLTMARRKQLGSGRTCNAVNKENEMSRRQDVQQEIFDTDRLDFPLNVCHNDRAGRAGSEKAEFSTLTELTKDHSTMTDVLFGRNLKLKVALTLWQRNVGELLTYFLRIQDTGVFVDFLPLISKSIDKESSGITIGCCVDLFPLVRKVLNNPYEEYLVVGLNWLNAVLKKWWKELRESGCTGSSPRLEKNFQVFNQQLLEFWLEEPFLKCVPGAAGDMVKVVDSFLSQLTWQQ, encoded by the exons ATGATGGACTCCAACAGTGAGGATGGAGACTATGAAAATCTCGAGCAGGTCTTCCATCAGGATTCAGCTCAGTATAAAGTGACCTATCATCATGAGATGATGAGAAACACAAACGAG GTGGATTATGATAAGAAAGAGGAATTATTTAAGAAGAG GTATTCAGTGAGCCGCTCTGGTAACAACCCGGGCAGAGTGAAGCGAGTAGTGTCATGTAAAAGGAAGACTCATCACCTGACGATGGCTCGTAGGAAGCAGCTTGGGTCTGGACGGACGTGCAATGCCGTGAACAAGGAGAATGAGATGAGTCGCCGACAGGATGTGCAGCAGGAAATATTTGACACGGATCGACTGGATTTCCCACTGAATGTCTGCCATAATGACAGGGCTGGTCGAGCTGGTTCTGAAAAAGCTGAGTTCTCTACACTGACTGAG ctcaCAAAGGATCATAGTACAATGACTGACGTGCTCTTTGGAAGAAACCTAAAGCTGAAAGTAGCTCTAACACTGTGGCAGAGAAACGTTGGAGAGTTATTGACATACTTTCTCAG AATCCAAGACACGGGTGTGTTTGTCGATTTTCTCCCCCTAATAAGCAAAAG CATTGACAAGGAGTCCTCGGGGATTACCATCGGCTGCTGTGTTGACCTCTTTCCTTTAGTTAGAAAAGTCCTCAACAACCCATATGAAGA GTACCTTGTAGTTGGCTTAAACTGGCTAAATGCAGTTTTGAAAAAATGGTGGAAGGAGCTAAGAGAAAGTGGTTGTACTGGATCATCGCCTCGGTTAGAGAA GAATTTCCAAGTCTTTAATCAGCAGTTGTTGGAGTTCTGGCTGGAGGAAccttttttgaaatgtgttccGGGAGCTGCGGGAGACATGGTGAAG GTCGTTGACTCTTTCCTGTCTCAACTTACCTGGCAGCAGTGA